The following coding sequences are from one Betaproteobacteria bacterium window:
- a CDS encoding 4a-hydroxytetrahydrobiopterin dehydratase has product MAESLCDLTCTPCRGGIDPMGPDEAALQLAGVPGWSLLDEGRRLERRYTFPDFRSALAFVDRVGALAESQGHHPDLALGWGWVTVAWWTHKIGGLHLNDFIMAAKTDSLL; this is encoded by the coding sequence ATGGCGGAAAGTTTGTGCGATCTCACGTGTACACCCTGTCGGGGCGGAATTGACCCCATGGGCCCGGACGAGGCTGCCCTTCAGCTTGCCGGTGTCCCCGGCTGGAGCCTCCTGGACGAGGGCCGGCGCCTTGAACGCCGCTACACCTTCCCCGATTTCCGGTCTGCCCTGGCCTTCGTCGACCGGGTGGGAGCCCTGGCCGAAAGCCAGGGTCACCACCCTGATCTGGCCCTCGGGTGGGGCTGGGTGACGGTAGCCTGGTGGACCCACAAGATCGGCGGCCTGCACCTCAATGATTTCATCATGGCGGCAAAGACCGACTCACTGCTCTGA
- a CDS encoding aminotransferase class I/II-fold pyridoxal phosphate-dependent enzyme produces the protein MKLETLAVHAGYSPDPTTKAVAVPIYQTTSYAFDSTQHGADLFDLKVQGNIYTRIMNPTQDVLEKRIAALEGGIAGLALASGQAAITYAIQTIAEAGDNIVSASTLYGGTYNLFAHTFPQYGIEVRFADYRHPDAFEALIDGRTKAIYCESVGNPLGNITDFEKLATIAHRHGVPLIVDNTVPSPYLCRPIEHGADIVVHSLTKYIGGHGNSIGGIIVDSGKFPWADHQQKFKRLNEPDVSYHGVVYTEALGPAAFIGRARVVPLRNMGAAISPFNAFLILQGVETLALRMDRICDNSLAVARFLQGHTKVNWVNYAGLTDHADHVLAKQYMGGKASGILTFGVHGGVAGGGRFQDALQLVTRLVNIGDCKSLACHPASTTHRQLAPAELAKAGVSEDMIRLSVGIEHIDDILADLDQALQKA, from the coding sequence ATGAAACTGGAAACCTTGGCCGTCCACGCCGGCTATTCGCCCGACCCCACCACCAAGGCGGTGGCGGTACCCATCTACCAGACCACGTCCTACGCCTTCGACAGCACCCAGCACGGGGCGGACCTCTTCGACCTCAAGGTGCAGGGCAACATCTACACCCGCATCATGAACCCCACCCAGGATGTGCTGGAAAAACGCATCGCCGCCCTGGAAGGCGGTATTGCGGGACTGGCCCTGGCCTCTGGCCAGGCAGCCATCACCTACGCCATCCAGACCATCGCCGAGGCCGGCGACAACATCGTCTCCGCATCTACCCTGTATGGCGGCACCTACAACCTCTTCGCCCATACTTTTCCCCAGTACGGTATCGAGGTGCGCTTCGCCGACTATCGCCATCCCGACGCCTTCGAGGCCCTCATCGACGGCCGCACCAAGGCCATCTACTGCGAATCCGTGGGCAACCCCCTGGGCAACATCACCGACTTCGAAAAGCTGGCCACCATCGCCCACCGCCACGGCGTGCCGCTGATCGTGGACAACACCGTGCCCTCCCCCTACCTGTGCCGGCCCATCGAGCATGGTGCCGACATCGTGGTTCATTCGCTGACCAAGTACATCGGCGGCCACGGCAATTCCATCGGCGGGATCATCGTCGATAGCGGCAAATTCCCCTGGGCGGACCACCAGCAAAAGTTCAAGCGCCTGAACGAGCCGGACGTGTCCTACCACGGCGTGGTCTATACGGAAGCCCTGGGTCCGGCCGCCTTCATTGGCCGCGCCCGGGTGGTTCCCCTGCGCAACATGGGCGCCGCCATCAGCCCCTTCAACGCCTTTCTCATCCTGCAAGGCGTAGAGACCCTGGCCCTGCGCATGGACCGCATCTGCGACAACAGCCTGGCCGTGGCCCGCTTCCTGCAGGGCCACACCAAGGTCAATTGGGTCAATTACGCCGGCCTCACGGACCACGCCGACCACGTTCTGGCGAAGCAATACATGGGGGGCAAGGCCTCCGGCATCCTGACTTTCGGAGTCCACGGCGGCGTCGCGGGAGGCGGACGCTTCCAGGACGCGCTCCAGCTCGTCACCCGTTTGGTGAATATCGGCGATTGCAAGTCCCTGGCCTGCCACCCGGCCTCGACCACCCACCGCCAACTCGCCCCGGCCGAACTGGCCAAGGCCGGCGTCTCCGAAGACATGATCCGCCTCTCGGTCGGCATCGAGCACATCGACGACATTCTTGCGGACCTGGATCAGGCCCTGCAAAAGGCCTGA
- a CDS encoding trigger factor yields MEATPAQVNELERRIDLSIAIAEVEKDLDDRLKRMGRNVKMAGFRPGKVPFSLVKQQYGAQTRHEVLSEVLDRAFGEAVTGQKLRVAGYPRIEPKTSESTTHLEFSAIFEVYPDFTPGDVSVCDIERPSLEVGASEVDKTLDILRKQRVSYAETDRAAAPEDRVVIDFLGKKDGVPFDGGQATDYGFILGQGQMLPDFEKAVQGLKAGDTKTFDLTFPADYFSKDLAGQTVQFDITVKSVLAPELPEVDTDFAVSMGIADGDVDKMRAEIETNLKREVKRRVEGKIKDQVMDALLKVNPIAVPNALVEMEVQRLVQAARQDMEQRGMKMKDFPIKPEWFADQAKRRVSLGLILAEVVKAEQLHAKPEQVKALVEETAQSYEHPEEVVRWYYAQPQRLGDVEGVAIENNVVAWVLSKAKVADKPVAFDELMAQKN; encoded by the coding sequence ATGGAAGCCACTCCCGCCCAAGTCAACGAACTCGAACGCCGTATCGATCTTTCCATCGCCATTGCCGAAGTCGAGAAGGATCTCGACGATCGCCTCAAGCGCATGGGCCGCAACGTCAAGATGGCGGGGTTCCGTCCGGGCAAGGTTCCCTTCAGCCTCGTCAAGCAGCAGTATGGCGCCCAGACCCGCCACGAGGTGCTTTCCGAAGTCCTCGACCGCGCCTTCGGCGAAGCGGTGACGGGCCAGAAACTGCGTGTCGCCGGCTATCCCCGCATCGAGCCCAAGACCAGCGAAAGCACGACTCATCTCGAATTTTCCGCCATCTTCGAGGTTTACCCCGATTTCACCCCGGGTGATGTCAGCGTCTGCGACATCGAGCGCCCAAGCCTGGAAGTCGGCGCGTCCGAAGTGGACAAGACCCTGGATATCCTGCGCAAGCAGCGCGTCAGCTACGCCGAGACCGACCGGGCTGCGGCCCCTGAAGACCGCGTAGTCATCGATTTCCTGGGCAAGAAGGATGGCGTCCCCTTCGACGGCGGCCAGGCGACCGATTACGGCTTCATCCTCGGTCAGGGCCAGATGCTGCCGGATTTCGAGAAAGCCGTGCAAGGATTGAAGGCAGGCGACACCAAGACCTTCGACCTGACCTTCCCGGCGGATTACTTCTCCAAGGATCTGGCTGGCCAGACCGTGCAGTTCGACATCACGGTCAAATCCGTGCTGGCCCCTGAACTGCCCGAAGTCGACACGGACTTTGCCGTCTCCATGGGCATCGCCGATGGCGATGTCGACAAGATGCGTGCCGAAATCGAGACCAACCTGAAGCGCGAGGTCAAGCGCCGCGTGGAAGGCAAAATCAAAGACCAGGTCATGGATGCCCTGCTCAAGGTCAATCCCATCGCCGTGCCCAATGCCCTCGTCGAGATGGAGGTGCAGCGACTGGTCCAGGCGGCCCGCCAGGACATGGAACAGCGCGGCATGAAAATGAAAGATTTCCCCATCAAGCCCGAGTGGTTTGCCGACCAGGCCAAGCGCCGCGTCTCTCTGGGCCTGATTCTTGCTGAAGTGGTCAAGGCCGAGCAGCTCCACGCCAAGCCCGAGCAGGTCAAGGCGCTGGTCGAGGAAACGGCGCAGAGCTACGAGCATCCCGAGGAAGTGGTGCGCTGGTATTACGCCCAGCCGCAGCGCCTCGGCGATGTCGAAGGCGTGGCCAT